One Sediminibacillus dalangtanensis genomic region harbors:
- the essB gene encoding type VII secretion protein EssB, whose protein sequence is MKEKTLQFEHLSLPFVIEKNSWHLKLPKSQTNIKDIRQMDLMQQPSEYLCPLTVEEEADAFQFDFQVNSRRKRWKQILKLQRNEKLRLLCNLGKLESYLSTRITVFLHPDNVVFDDNLMPVVVYRGIRGLVPPYEMEESSFLKQYKCFIIALFSKKYDFDQLYNGSLNDVKETDFQRKVSEIDDLEELHAYLLESYEEEQRKTEKTMSVVPTKRFKLFKQLSIGMIVAAVLLAVPVVYYGLLKVPFQDDLLAAHGEYLASSNSGVISTLEDADPEKLPQQTKYILANAYINVENLSESEKEVILKNVSLKSDENYLLYWIYNGRGDFDQALETAKYIDDPQLIMYGLIKKIEQAKNNPDLSGTERDELVNELQDELNRYREEYNLDSDEAGDAIQDNADTEPEEQPASDTQSEQEEQQEQQENDSQEQTENKDE, encoded by the coding sequence ATGAAGGAAAAGACATTACAGTTTGAACATCTGTCACTTCCCTTTGTGATAGAAAAGAACAGCTGGCATTTAAAGCTGCCAAAATCCCAAACCAATATAAAGGATATCCGGCAGATGGATTTGATGCAGCAGCCTTCCGAATACCTTTGTCCGCTGACGGTCGAGGAAGAAGCAGATGCATTCCAGTTTGATTTCCAAGTGAACAGCAGAAGAAAGCGATGGAAGCAAATTCTGAAGCTTCAGCGCAATGAAAAATTAAGGCTTCTATGTAATTTGGGGAAGCTGGAAAGCTATCTATCGACAAGAATTACTGTTTTTCTGCATCCGGACAATGTAGTATTCGATGACAATCTTATGCCAGTAGTCGTTTACCGCGGAATCCGCGGACTTGTCCCGCCTTATGAAATGGAAGAAAGTTCGTTTTTGAAGCAATATAAGTGCTTTATCATCGCCCTCTTTTCCAAAAAATACGATTTTGACCAGTTATACAATGGTTCGCTGAATGATGTGAAAGAAACCGATTTTCAGCGGAAAGTGAGCGAGATAGACGATCTGGAAGAGCTGCATGCCTATCTGCTGGAAAGTTATGAAGAGGAGCAGCGTAAAACGGAAAAGACGATGTCTGTGGTTCCGACAAAACGCTTCAAGCTCTTCAAGCAGCTTTCCATCGGGATGATTGTCGCGGCTGTACTGCTGGCTGTCCCGGTTGTTTACTATGGACTATTGAAAGTCCCTTTTCAGGATGACTTGCTGGCAGCTCATGGTGAATACCTTGCCTCTTCCAACAGCGGGGTGATTTCGACACTGGAAGATGCAGATCCGGAAAAGCTGCCGCAGCAGACTAAATATATCCTGGCCAATGCTTACATTAATGTCGAGAACTTATCGGAGTCGGAAAAGGAAGTAATCCTCAAAAATGTCAGTTTGAAGAGTGATGAGAATTATCTGCTTTACTGGATTTATAACGGACGGGGAGACTTCGACCAGGCGCTTGAAACGGCAAAGTATATTGATGACCCGCAGCTGATCATGTACGGCTTGATTAAAAAAATCGAACAGGCGAAAAACAACCCCGATTTATCCGGAACGGAACGGGATGAACTGGTTAACGAATTGCAGGATGAGCTGAATCGCTATCGCGAAGAATACAATTTGGATTCAGATGAAGCCGGCGATGCTATACAGGACAATGCGGATACCGAACCAGAAGAACAACCAGCAAGCGATACGCAAAGCGAGCAAGAGGAACAACAGGAACAACAGGAAAACGATTCTCAGGAACAAACAGAAAACAAAGATGAATGA
- a CDS encoding EsaB/YukD family protein, with protein sequence MAKDTHINVTMDFSKRIDGGGVYDLRIPSQVSVKQLLQYVMETLNLASEENSRSSIKVVTKNLLIADDDMLIDYPVTDGDILLVL encoded by the coding sequence ATGGCAAAGGACACCCATATCAACGTGACGATGGATTTCAGCAAACGAATAGACGGGGGCGGAGTCTATGATCTTCGTATCCCCTCCCAAGTTTCTGTAAAACAATTGCTTCAATATGTGATGGAAACGTTGAATTTAGCCTCTGAGGAAAACAGCCGCAGCAGCATCAAGGTGGTGACCAAGAATCTCCTGATTGCTGACGATGATATGTTAATCGACTATCCTGTGACGGATGGAGATATCCTGCTTGTATTATAA
- the essA gene encoding type VII secretion protein EssA produces MKATQKLGKHSFFLAAALLVLTTYAAPAVYAESDGSLKMKVDRIKQENKENQSNKETELDKVFPDLFAEETFTAIKQVEEKNNQSMEALEEELFTMEEEPVTTLHATRNALFEETYTVTASTTADAEEIQADEESSGVGSTVLMVLTGAVLLLSGGLYIMMQKTLG; encoded by the coding sequence ATGAAAGCGACGCAGAAGCTGGGTAAACATTCTTTTTTCCTTGCTGCCGCACTGCTGGTGCTGACTACTTACGCAGCACCGGCAGTATATGCGGAGAGTGATGGCTCTTTAAAAATGAAGGTTGATCGAATCAAACAGGAGAATAAGGAGAACCAGTCCAATAAGGAAACAGAATTAGATAAGGTTTTTCCTGACCTATTTGCGGAAGAAACCTTCACAGCCATCAAGCAAGTTGAAGAAAAAAACAATCAATCGATGGAAGCATTAGAGGAAGAGCTGTTTACAATGGAGGAAGAGCCGGTTACAACGCTGCATGCCACCAGAAATGCTTTGTTCGAAGAGACTTATACAGTGACTGCATCCACAACAGCGGATGCTGAAGAAATACAAGCAGATGAAGAGAGCTCTGGCGTTGGAAGTACTGTTTTAATGGTTTTGACAGGAGCAGTTCTTTTATTATCAGGTGGACTTTACATCATGATGCAAAAAACACTTGGTTAG